From the genome of Pseudomonadota bacterium, one region includes:
- a CDS encoding Fic family protein gives MERLYLRIDELNEALQARLATNEAAALPLLQRLDSSWVYHDNALEGVVLSYHELNSALDDAIISDSSLIPQYDDLRNLKTAIGFLRTAALRRKPPLTLEFIKRLHQILCTEPGTPKTSRGASSPALQYRKDNPLHRQYFHEIAPPEKIAYLMRKLSQWLASAEARKLHPIRRAATAHHKLIAIYPWPRHSGRVSRLLMNALLLRDGLPPAIIHAVERHRYYEVLRQPTAALTELVAESLTRTLESSQKLFDDPQVRAAS, from the coding sequence ATGGAGCGGCTCTATCTTAGAATCGATGAGCTGAACGAGGCGCTACAGGCGCGCTTGGCCACGAATGAGGCCGCGGCGCTGCCGCTCCTTCAGCGGCTCGACTCCTCTTGGGTCTATCACGACAACGCGCTCGAGGGCGTGGTCCTCTCCTATCACGAGCTCAACTCGGCGCTCGATGACGCCATCATCAGCGACTCGTCGCTGATTCCGCAGTACGACGACCTGCGCAACCTCAAGACCGCGATCGGCTTTCTTCGCACGGCGGCGCTGCGCCGCAAGCCTCCCCTGACGCTCGAGTTCATCAAGCGCCTGCACCAGATCCTCTGCACGGAGCCTGGTACGCCCAAAACGTCGCGCGGGGCGAGCAGCCCGGCGTTGCAGTACCGCAAGGACAATCCGCTCCATCGGCAGTACTTCCACGAGATCGCCCCGCCGGAGAAGATCGCCTATCTGATGCGCAAGCTCTCGCAGTGGCTGGCCTCGGCCGAGGCGCGCAAGCTGCATCCCATTCGCCGTGCGGCGACCGCCCATCACAAGCTGATCGCGATCTACCCGTGGCCGCGCCATTCGGGCCGCGTCTCGCGCCTGCTGATGAATGCGCTGCTGCTGCGCGACGGGCTGCCGCCGGCGATCATCCATGCCGTCGAGCGACACCGCTACTATGAGGTCTTGCGCCAACCGACAGCCGCACTGACGGAGCTGGTGGCCGAGAGCCTGACGCGCACGCTCGAGTCGTCGCAGAAGCTCTTCGACGATCCACAGGTGCGCGCCGCCTCCTAG
- a CDS encoding BolA family transcriptional regulator — translation MTRQGAIEDKLKAALQTTQLWVTNESPNHRAPAGAETHFSAVIVSSLFRGQALVERHRRVYAALGEELQGAVHAWTMKTLTPEEWETTSPEGRRHEPPPCTSGDARAKPVQ, via the coding sequence ATGACACGTCAAGGCGCAATCGAGGATAAGCTGAAGGCAGCGTTGCAAACGACTCAGCTCTGGGTGACCAACGAAAGCCCCAATCACCGCGCACCCGCGGGCGCGGAGACGCACTTCAGCGCGGTGATCGTTTCCTCGCTCTTTCGTGGGCAAGCCCTGGTGGAGCGCCACCGAAGGGTCTACGCCGCGCTCGGCGAGGAGCTCCAGGGTGCGGTCCATGCGTGGACGATGAAGACGCTGACGCCGGAGGAGTGGGAGACGACCAGCCCCGAGGGCCGCCGGCACGAGCCACCGCCCTGCACGAGCGGCGACGCGCGCGCGAAGCCAGTGCAGTGA
- a CDS encoding HAMP domain-containing protein has protein sequence MKRESQDDGAATVSTLVRALGPAGRIRLWDRYRTRVLLWLIALSAGTSAITGYVYYSQQLGFIRAEQATRGRSLVANLAGRSELGAYSGDLALLHAAARPTFAEPDVSFVVIYDRRGVPLARLSKPTASGAVAPPGQGLLAQLARQLNGPPLQRAARQHIDFFAPVVSVADDAEYGLFGDGGRARPTMLGVAQLGLSRRPAEARLRAVLVAGARVALFVLGSGILIALLLSARISRPILALARSADELREGQLGLQLRVQRRDELGLLAASFNRMSARLHHTMQSLAHLNRTLESEVQRRTDALRRSRDFSALLNAPLRLRHLLDTALAALISDTAALGGAIFLCHDGEAARLEVSAGACASDAATTVLPTGLAERLLAAPDCLELVVAEAAASPSANADARAGRWLHCYSALRFHERTEGIVLLLRNDALDAERREFVRHASAQLAIAVANARAFRAAEELARELEQRNVELLEQRDQLQQVNRLKTEFLANMTHELRTPLNAVLGYAELLADGAYGDVNDEQQQSLQGIIDSAGHLLALIEDVLTLSRMGAGRMTPHLESVDVCRLVQEVLLATAPLAKDRPYRPQASLPPALPPILTDPAKLRQILVNLLGNAIKFTPEGSVTVGVEAQAGGQLRLFVEDTGIGIRAEDLELIFDEFRQVDGSSTREHAGSGLGLAISRQLAGVLGAQLVVSSAPGKGSTFSLLLPASAAGEASVA, from the coding sequence GTGAAACGCGAGTCGCAGGACGATGGCGCCGCAACGGTCAGCACGCTGGTGCGCGCCCTGGGGCCGGCGGGCAGAATTCGTCTCTGGGACCGCTACCGCACGCGCGTGCTGCTCTGGCTGATCGCGCTCTCGGCGGGGACCTCGGCGATCACGGGCTACGTCTACTACTCGCAGCAGCTGGGCTTCATCCGCGCCGAGCAGGCGACGCGCGGGCGCAGCCTCGTCGCGAACCTGGCCGGCCGGAGCGAGCTCGGCGCCTACAGCGGCGACCTCGCGCTGCTCCATGCCGCCGCGCGCCCGACCTTCGCCGAGCCGGATGTCAGCTTCGTCGTGATCTACGATCGGCGAGGCGTGCCCCTCGCCCGTCTCAGCAAGCCGACCGCCTCGGGCGCGGTCGCGCCGCCAGGCCAGGGGCTGCTGGCCCAGCTCGCCCGACAGCTCAACGGACCACCGCTCCAGCGTGCTGCCCGTCAGCACATCGACTTCTTCGCGCCGGTCGTCAGCGTGGCCGATGACGCCGAGTATGGCCTCTTTGGCGACGGTGGACGCGCGCGCCCAACGATGCTCGGGGTGGCACAGCTCGGCCTCTCGCGCCGGCCGGCCGAGGCGCGGTTGCGCGCGGTCCTCGTCGCTGGCGCGCGGGTGGCCCTCTTCGTGCTCGGCAGCGGCATCCTGATCGCGCTGCTGCTCTCGGCTCGCATCTCGCGGCCGATCCTGGCGCTCGCCCGGAGCGCCGACGAGCTGCGCGAGGGCCAGCTCGGCCTACAGCTCCGGGTCCAGCGCCGCGACGAGCTCGGCCTGCTGGCCGCTTCGTTCAACCGCATGTCCGCGCGACTGCACCACACGATGCAGTCGCTCGCGCACCTCAACCGCACGCTCGAGAGCGAGGTCCAGCGCCGCACCGACGCCCTGCGCCGCAGCCGCGACTTCTCCGCCCTGCTCAACGCGCCGCTGCGCCTGCGGCACCTGCTCGATACCGCGCTCGCCGCGCTGATCAGCGACACGGCGGCGCTCGGGGGCGCGATTTTCCTCTGCCACGATGGCGAGGCCGCGCGCCTCGAGGTCAGCGCCGGCGCCTGCGCCAGCGACGCGGCGACCACCGTCCTGCCCACGGGCCTGGCTGAGCGCCTGCTCGCGGCGCCAGACTGCCTCGAGCTCGTCGTCGCCGAGGCGGCCGCCAGCCCGAGCGCCAACGCCGACGCTCGGGCTGGCCGCTGGCTTCACTGCTACAGCGCGCTGCGCTTTCACGAACGCACGGAGGGCATTGTGCTGCTGCTGCGCAACGATGCCCTGGATGCCGAACGACGCGAATTCGTGCGCCATGCCAGCGCGCAGCTGGCGATCGCGGTGGCGAACGCGCGTGCCTTCAGGGCGGCGGAGGAGCTCGCGCGCGAGCTCGAGCAGCGCAACGTCGAGCTGCTCGAGCAACGCGACCAGCTGCAGCAGGTCAACCGGCTCAAGACCGAGTTCCTCGCCAACATGACCCACGAGCTGCGCACACCGCTCAACGCCGTCCTCGGCTATGCGGAGCTGCTGGCCGACGGGGCCTACGGCGACGTCAACGACGAGCAGCAGCAGAGCCTGCAGGGGATTATCGATAGCGCCGGCCACCTCCTCGCCCTGATCGAGGACGTGCTGACCCTCTCGCGCATGGGGGCGGGCCGCATGACCCCGCACCTCGAAAGCGTCGACGTCTGCCGCCTCGTGCAAGAGGTCCTGCTCGCCACGGCGCCGCTGGCCAAGGACCGACCCTACCGACCCCAGGCGAGCCTCCCGCCGGCGCTCCCACCGATCCTGACCGACCCCGCCAAGCTAAGACAGATCCTCGTCAATCTGCTCGGAAACGCGATCAAGTTCACCCCCGAGGGGAGCGTCACGGTCGGCGTCGAAGCCCAGGCCGGGGGGCAGCTCCGGCTCTTCGTCGAGGACACTGGCATCGGCATCCGCGCCGAGGATCTCGAGCTGATCTTCGACGAGTTTCGCCAGGTCGACGGCTCCTCGACGCGCGAGCATGCCGGCAGCGGCCTCGGCCTCGCGATTTCACGCCAGCTGGCCGGCGTGCTCGGAGCGCAGCTCGTGGTCAGCAGCGCACCAGGAAAAGGCAGCACTTTTTCGCTCCTGCTGCCGGCCAGCGCGGCCGGCGAAGCGAGCGTCGCCTGA
- a CDS encoding FHA domain-containing protein: MAKLILTSASDPSEFELVETNTLGRHPNNTIQILDRIISKEHAEVRRGRDGRFLLRDLGSLNGTFVRGQRVDQHTLRDGDEITVGSTQLVFRELADPGDEKVPLQKVTIAPAMALSHIQQRIAARPDANFAPERQITDQQQLRLDYERLRIAYELSRAVGNELDLDRLLHKILDNAFQMLRADRGVILLLNNEGQLLPRVARQRTGAPAEEIVISNSIIKEVIERRQAVLSSDASVDSRFSGAHSVIMQGIRSTMSVPLLHASELLGIMHLDSQIATNAFSEKDLQVFSSIAAQAAVSIQNARLVSKIEWEARTRAQFQRFFSPAMVQQLVEGKLKLDGVGEMRQVTALFADIRGFTGMTEDADARDIVSVLNDYFEVMVEVLFRCNGTLDKYVGDEIMAVFGVPIAQPSAALDAVHCALEMMHALEEFNETRRAENQPPIQIGIGINSGACVYGAIGSSKTLQYTVIGDAVNTASRLCSLAKGGEILISEATCREAGPALQLEPPTRMRVRGRAEELNVYRVRGLAKGSRPGY, from the coding sequence ATGGCCAAGCTTATTCTCACGTCCGCAAGCGACCCAAGCGAGTTCGAGCTTGTCGAGACGAACACCCTCGGGCGGCATCCGAACAACACGATCCAGATCCTCGACCGCATCATCTCGAAGGAACACGCCGAGGTCCGGCGCGGTCGCGACGGACGCTTCCTTCTTCGCGACCTCGGCAGCCTCAACGGCACCTTCGTCCGCGGCCAACGCGTCGATCAGCACACGCTGCGAGACGGCGACGAGATCACGGTAGGCTCGACGCAGCTCGTCTTTCGCGAGCTGGCCGACCCGGGCGATGAAAAGGTCCCGCTGCAGAAGGTCACGATCGCCCCGGCGATGGCGCTGAGCCATATTCAACAGCGCATCGCGGCGCGGCCCGACGCCAATTTCGCGCCCGAGCGACAGATCACGGATCAGCAGCAGCTCCGCCTCGACTACGAGCGCTTGCGCATCGCCTACGAGCTGAGTCGCGCCGTCGGCAACGAGCTCGACCTTGACCGCCTGCTGCACAAGATCCTCGACAACGCGTTCCAGATGCTACGCGCCGACCGCGGCGTGATCCTCCTGCTCAACAACGAGGGTCAGCTGCTGCCGCGCGTCGCCCGGCAGCGCACCGGTGCGCCGGCCGAAGAGATCGTCATCTCCAACAGCATCATCAAGGAGGTGATCGAGCGCCGCCAGGCCGTGCTCTCGTCGGACGCCAGCGTCGACAGTCGCTTCTCTGGGGCGCATAGCGTGATCATGCAGGGGATTCGCTCGACGATGAGCGTGCCCCTGCTGCACGCCAGCGAGCTGCTCGGGATCATGCACCTCGACTCCCAGATCGCGACCAACGCCTTCAGCGAGAAGGATCTGCAGGTCTTCAGCAGCATCGCCGCGCAGGCCGCGGTCTCGATCCAGAACGCGCGCCTGGTCTCGAAGATTGAGTGGGAGGCGCGCACCCGCGCGCAGTTTCAACGCTTCTTCTCCCCGGCGATGGTCCAACAGCTCGTCGAGGGCAAGCTGAAGCTCGACGGCGTCGGCGAGATGCGCCAGGTCACCGCCCTCTTCGCCGATATCCGTGGCTTCACCGGCATGACCGAGGACGCGGACGCCCGCGACATCGTCTCGGTGCTCAACGACTACTTTGAGGTGATGGTGGAGGTCCTCTTCCGCTGCAACGGCACGCTGGATAAGTACGTCGGCGACGAGATCATGGCGGTCTTCGGCGTGCCGATCGCGCAGCCCAGCGCCGCGCTCGACGCCGTGCACTGCGCGCTCGAGATGATGCATGCGCTCGAGGAGTTCAACGAGACGCGCCGCGCCGAGAACCAGCCGCCGATTCAGATCGGCATCGGGATCAACAGCGGCGCCTGCGTCTACGGCGCGATCGGTTCGTCCAAGACCCTGCAGTACACGGTGATTGGCGACGCGGTGAACACCGCCTCCCGCCTCTGCTCGCTGGCCAAGGGTGGCGAGATCCTGATCAGCGAGGCGACCTGTCGCGAGGCAGGACCGGCGCTCCAGCTCGAGCCGCCGACGCGGATGCGCGTCAGGGGCAGAGCCGAAGAGCTCAACGTCTACCGCGTCCGTGGCCTCGCCAAGGGATCCCGTCCCGGTTATTAG
- the lysA gene encoding diaminopimelate decarboxylase: MHRFEYQAGELYCEGVPLRVIAAAVGTPCYVYSHATICRHYRVFDEALAGLQRLICFSTKANSNGAVLTTLGRLGAGVDIVSGGELERALRAGIPPRKIVFSGVGKQADEVTQALSAEILLLNVESEGELELIEGVAAALGRRAPVALRVNPDVDPRTHPYIATGLRESKFGIAIGEARRVYERARSMPHLDVCGVDCHIGSQLTTVQPLVDSLDALVELVEALRGGGLRLRYLDIGGGLGIRYADESPPTPDEYGTAVRTLMRRLADPELTVICEPGRVIVGNAGVLLTRVVYFKDGGHKRFLIVDAAMNDLLRPSLYGAFHEIKLAALADGQGRTRGPIDVVGPICESGDFLAKDRELPALDPGALLSIMSAGAYGFSMASNYNSRPRPAEVMVDGDRWAVVRERETIEDLIRGERLPPWLR; this comes from the coding sequence ATGCACCGCTTCGAGTACCAGGCTGGTGAGCTGTATTGCGAGGGCGTGCCCCTGCGGGTGATCGCCGCGGCTGTCGGCACCCCCTGCTATGTCTATAGCCATGCGACCATTTGCCGCCACTACCGCGTCTTCGACGAGGCCCTGGCCGGCCTGCAGCGGCTGATCTGCTTCAGCACGAAGGCCAACAGCAACGGCGCCGTGCTCACTACGCTGGGGCGCCTCGGTGCCGGCGTCGACATCGTCAGCGGCGGCGAGTTGGAGCGGGCGCTCCGCGCCGGCATCCCGCCGCGCAAGATCGTCTTCTCGGGTGTCGGCAAGCAGGCCGACGAGGTGACTCAGGCGCTCTCGGCCGAGATCCTGCTGCTGAATGTCGAGAGCGAGGGAGAGCTCGAGCTGATCGAGGGCGTCGCTGCCGCGCTGGGCCGCCGCGCCCCGGTGGCGCTACGCGTCAACCCTGACGTCGATCCTCGGACCCACCCCTACATCGCCACGGGCCTGAGAGAGAGCAAGTTCGGGATCGCGATCGGTGAGGCCCGCCGCGTCTACGAACGCGCGCGGTCGATGCCCCACCTCGACGTCTGCGGCGTCGATTGCCACATCGGCTCGCAGCTCACCACGGTCCAGCCGCTGGTCGACTCGCTCGACGCCCTGGTCGAGCTCGTCGAAGCGCTGCGCGGGGGCGGCTTGCGCCTGCGCTACCTCGACATCGGGGGCGGCCTGGGCATTCGCTACGCGGACGAGTCACCGCCGACCCCAGACGAGTACGGCACGGCGGTGCGCACGCTGATGCGGCGCCTGGCGGACCCCGAGCTGACGGTGATCTGCGAGCCGGGCCGCGTGATCGTCGGCAACGCCGGTGTCCTGCTGACGCGCGTCGTCTACTTCAAGGATGGCGGGCATAAGCGCTTCCTGATCGTCGACGCCGCGATGAACGACCTGCTACGGCCTTCCCTCTACGGCGCGTTTCACGAGATCAAGCTCGCGGCGCTCGCCGACGGTCAGGGTCGGACCCGCGGGCCGATCGACGTCGTCGGGCCGATCTGCGAGAGTGGCGACTTCCTGGCCAAGGATCGCGAGCTCCCGGCGCTCGATCCGGGCGCGCTGCTGTCCATCATGTCGGCTGGCGCCTATGGCTTCAGCATGGCGTCGAACTACAATTCGCGCCCGCGCCCGGCAGAGGTGATGGTCGACGGCGACCGCTGGGCCGTGGTGCGCGAGCGCGAGACGATCGAGGACCTGATCCGCGGCGAGCGGCTGCCACCTTGGCTGCGCTGA